A part of Vanessa tameamea isolate UH-Manoa-2023 chromosome 20, ilVanTame1 primary haplotype, whole genome shotgun sequence genomic DNA contains:
- the LOC113401704 gene encoding uncharacterized protein LOC113401704: MILRRVLASLIILEYAAEVWSHVEIEAEDYFFPLEPVINFCKMADQCQHDFVPICGQDSLGISRMFNDNCDLYEYNCDEKKQYRHVKVDVCKYEAAAAVRAEN; this comes from the exons ATGATATTAAGGAGGGTTTTAGCTA GCTTAATTATCTTAGAGTATGCTGCGGAGGTTTGGAGCCATGTTGAAATTGAGGCGGAAGATTATTTCTTTCCCTTGGAACCT GTAATTAATTTCTGTAAAATGGCTGATCAATGTCAACACGATTTCGTTCCAATATGTGGACAGGATTCCTTGGGAATTTCTAGAATGTTCAACGACAACTGTGACTTATACGAATACAATTGCGATGAAAAGAaac aataccgTCACGTTAAAGTCGATGTGTGCAAGTACGAAGCAGCTGCAGCTGTAAGAGCGGAGAATTAA